In Leclercia sp. LSNIH1, the genomic stretch AAAAAAAATCCCGACGCTAAGGTCAGGATCATGGAGTCCGGGGTGGGGATTGATGGCGGAGCTGGTGGATGAGGGTACAAAAAACCCGGCGCGGTGGCCGGGTTTTTTTTATCTAATATTCCTGAAAATAACAAGTGGTGTCATACCATATGAATTACTACTCCGTCCGGCTAATCCTCTTATACCGGACAGCATCCCGTGAATGCCGTCTTTCATTGAATTTGGCTCAAAAGATAAAGTATCTATTTCATCTTCTTCCGCTTCGGGAAGTGCGTCAATGAAACCAATCACATACCACTCGCCTGGCAGACTCGAACCATATTTCAAAACCATATCATCTGGATTAATCGTCAAGTAGTCACGATTTATGGTCATCCAAATTGTTTGGCCAGCTTCGTTAATGAAATCAACCTGCAAAGTGTTTGGAACGATATTTAAAACCTCTTTCATCATTCCAAATGTTACACCAGGGGCAATGAATTGTTCTTCAACATTAAAATTGGATTTTTTGGCTTTCGGCGGCAACTTTGGCTGTTCCATTTCCATCATCTTTGCGATAAATGGAACGCTTTTTTGGAGAACTGAGATGTCAAAAATTCTCATTCTACCCTTACACAAAACAGTGCTCCCTAGGCGCTCTCCATTGAGGTCTTTTCTTATCAGCCCGTTTTCATCAAGTTTATCAAGAAGGTTGATTGGGAGAGTCCAGGATGCATCAAAACTTTTTTCTTGAGTTTGGTTTATGGTTTCTTCAACGCCGGTTTTGGCCTTGACAATCCTTAAGTCAAACCCCGCGTCGGACATAGATTTATCAATTTCTGCCGTTATATGCTTAATGGAGGTTACGACACCTGGACCATGCATCTGAGCGAGAAGGGAAGATGCGCGTTGATTATCGACATAAAGAAAATCATATAGTGAATCGGTGCTTTGTTGCTCTTGCTCCATTTTGCCATTCCTCTTTTGCTCTTTCTTTTTTTTCAGCAATTTTCCGTTGCTTTTCATCTATCTCATCAAAAAGTTGAACAAGCTCATCCTCGACCTCGTTAGGCACGCTGGGCTTGGCTTGTTTAAATAATTTTTTGAGCATGATGAACCCCCAAAGAGAACTGACAGCTTAAATTATGTTCTCTTTACGTTGCTAAAGCAACTTCCTACCCACCAAACAGGAGTTCCATAAAGCACTCCTTCACCCAAGCGTCTCGTCAGGCCACTACCAGCTATGCGCCGACCAGAACACCTTAATCCCCTTGCGACCTAATCCGCCCCTTCATGTACTTCTCATACAGCTCGTCCAGTTCCTTCAGGCGGATCGCGAAGATGCGGAGCATGTTCTGCTGCTCTTCTTCCGGCAGCTGGCGATAGAGCTCCAGTAGGCGCTGTTCGTCAGGCTTAAGGCCGTCTTTCTCACCAACGTCCTCGCCGAGCAGCCATGGCACAGACACGCCAGCAGCGTCAGCAACGGCCAGGGCCGACTCTTTGCTTATCTTGCCGGTTCGGAACCATCCGGTGACCGCTTGCTTACTGACATTGGCTACCTTGGCCATCTCTGTTTTGGAGAAGCCTTTGCCGTTCAATTCAGTCAGCCTGGAAATAAGGCTCTCGTTAGGATCTTTTTTATTCATGCGTGGATTGTAAACAATAGCTTTACCAGTTGGTAGGCAGGCGTGTATTGACTCAATGGTAAATTGGTGCTTTACTTTGCTCACTTAAGGAGGTCCTATGACTGGTATTGAAAATGCAATTCTCCGATCTGGCTCGGCCAGCGCGCTTGGCGCTTTAATCGGCGTTTCAAAAATGGCCGTTTCGTTGTGGCGCCGTAAAGGCATTCCTGCTGAAAGAGTGCTGCCAGTGTTTGAGGCCACCGGCGTAACTCCCCACGAACTGCGCCCCGATCTCTACCCAAACCCCACTGATGGTTTACCAAAGTAGGAGCACTAACAATGCAAACACAATCTTTTCAACAGAATAACAGAGCGCAAACAGAACGCCTGATATTCCAATATCACTTCAGCGGGGAATCAGGTGATAGCGTTGATCACCGTGCCATCTGTTCTGCTGTTCGTGCCTGGGCGGCAGCAGAGGGCCGCGTCGCGGTTGCCATGGCAATCAAAGAGGCTGCTGAGGAGGCTGAGCTGGCTGGGGTCGACACCTCCGGCAATTCCGACGTGTGGAATGTGAAGCTGTTTCGTTGGCTGGACCATGCAGAGAAATCAACTTCCTACCGCGCGAACGTCGAGCAGCTGGCACCGGTGATCCTTGCTGTCTTACCCCTGGCCTATCGTGATCGCGTTGTTCGGAACGACGATGTTGCGCTTCGAATCGCCAGAACGGTGAAGGAGGACGCCGAGGCTATTCAGGCCGTCATGCTCAAAGCGCCAAAGCAGGTTCGGCTGAAGGAGATCAGCGAAAAGATTGTCGCCAGCTTCTACTTGGATGGCCCGGACTCTGTGGCGCCATTGATGGCGATGGTGACGACGATGCTGGGGGCTGTATGACGGGATCTAAAAAGGCGAAAGCCGCGGTGCTCGAACACCAACGGCTTTCTGATGCAAATACGGGACGTAAATGCGAGGTCATTATGGCAAATGCATGTACAAAACACCAGGCGAAAGGGGCATAGCCATGTCGAATGTCGCTTACGCCGATTTTGCGGCACGCAGTGCCGTCAGGAGCAACCGGATGGAGAACCAGAAGACCGGATTCATCCCGTTGTACCGGAGTGTATTGAAGAAGCCCTGGGCGAAAGATGTGTTCCTGCGCACGCTGTGGGAAAACCTTCTGTTGGGCGCTGCCCGTCAGCCTTATACGGCAAACTTTAAAGGCCGTCAGTGGCCGCTGCAAACCGGACAACTGGTGACCACGTCAGCCGATCTCGGGCTGAAATTATGTGATCGGGCAGGGGAGCCAACAAGCCGTCACGCAGTGGAGAGAATGCTGGCACTTTTCGTCAAGGAAGGGATGATTTCTACTGCGGGAGAGAAGCGAAAAGGCACCGTGATAACCATCACAAATTACATGCTTTATGCTCAAAAAATGGACAATTTACCCGCGCATTTGGCCGAGCATAACGGCGAGCATTACGCCGCGCATGAGGAACCCAGCAACGGCGGTGCTTCCGGTAGTGATGCCGCGCATTTAGCCGCGCATGAGGCCGCGCAATTCGCCGCGCATCATGAACAACAAGGTAATAACAACAATATAAATATTAAAAGATCCTCGTCCCGGAATTCTGCCGAATCCCGAAACGAAGCGATCGAAAAATTTCTTTCTCGCCATCCTGAAGCCGTAGACGGAATTTACACCCC encodes the following:
- a CDS encoding DUF6414 family protein, producing the protein MEQEQQSTDSLYDFLYVDNQRASSLLAQMHGPGVVTSIKHITAEIDKSMSDAGFDLRIVKAKTGVEETINQTQEKSFDASWTLPINLLDKLDENGLIRKDLNGERLGSTVLCKGRMRIFDISVLQKSVPFIAKMMEMEQPKLPPKAKKSNFNVEEQFIAPGVTFGMMKEVLNIVPNTLQVDFINEAGQTIWMTINRDYLTINPDDMVLKYGSSLPGEWYVIGFIDALPEAEEDEIDTLSFEPNSMKDGIHGMLSGIRGLAGRSSNSYGMTPLVIFRNIR
- a CDS encoding helix-turn-helix domain-containing protein, which encodes MSKVKHQFTIESIHACLPTGKAIVYNPRMNKKDPNESLISRLTELNGKGFSKTEMAKVANVSKQAVTGWFRTGKISKESALAVADAAGVSVPWLLGEDVGEKDGLKPDEQRLLELYRQLPEEEQQNMLRIFAIRLKELDELYEKYMKGRIRSQGD
- a CDS encoding transcriptional regulator; this translates as MTGIENAILRSGSASALGALIGVSKMAVSLWRRKGIPAERVLPVFEATGVTPHELRPDLYPNPTDGLPK
- a CDS encoding toxin YdaT family protein, whose protein sequence is MQTQSFQQNNRAQTERLIFQYHFSGESGDSVDHRAICSAVRAWAAAEGRVAVAMAIKEAAEEAELAGVDTSGNSDVWNVKLFRWLDHAEKSTSYRANVEQLAPVILAVLPLAYRDRVVRNDDVALRIARTVKEDAEAIQAVMLKAPKQVRLKEISEKIVASFYLDGPDSVAPLMAMVTTMLGAV
- a CDS encoding replication protein; its protein translation is MENQKTGFIPLYRSVLKKPWAKDVFLRTLWENLLLGAARQPYTANFKGRQWPLQTGQLVTTSADLGLKLCDRAGEPTSRHAVERMLALFVKEGMISTAGEKRKGTVITITNYMLYAQKMDNLPAHLAEHNGEHYAAHEEPSNGGASGSDAAHLAAHEAAQFAAHHEQQGNNNNINIKRSSSRNSAESRNEAIEKFLSRHPEAVDGIYTPSGKSWGTADDLKAARWIYAQLLTVNPSLSEPKWVEWANTIRLMRQQDNRTHYEICELLKWVSKDSFWKTNILSPSSLRKQWDQLSTKRLNNPSGVRPAAQGIDFNNTDWINEVFDGKTI